Genomic segment of Arachis stenosperma cultivar V10309 chromosome 4, arast.V10309.gnm1.PFL2, whole genome shotgun sequence:
AGATAGAAAGAGTAAGCATTAAAACTGTGAATCTAATCAATTATTATAGAGTAGATGTTTACAAATTCGTACACTAATTCTAATATAAAAAGTAACATTCTCTTTAAGTATAACTTAGACCAGAAGACAATGAAAGACTACGCAACCAAATAAACCAAAAATTCCAATACTAAGGCCGTACACAGTTTTTATTTTCCACGCGCAACTAATTTGACCAAATTGCATGTTGTACATCacaaaattaaaggaaaaaagagagcaagaaaatgttgggagggATCAGCACAGTGGAAGAAAGCCAGAATAGTGCTACGACTGAGAGCCTTGGTCGTTTTGCTGTTGAAGAGCACAATAAGAAAGAggtcaatttttttattctacttCCCTTCTTTGTCTTGTAATTGCATAATTggtacattttattttttaacttttgaagAAATGATTGAGTTATTACAGTTTAATTTGGTAGAActttgattttttcttaaaaaaatgggataaaattattttaatttgttttaaaagaagagattgaattaggATACATAGTTTAGTAGCATAACTTGGTATAATTTAGTgaagattttttttgttttcaaaaattactcaTTACCAAAATTGCAAATAAAatgttaaataaaatactaagtAAATTTCGGCTCAAGTTTCAGGTTTTATAATTAGAAATTTCTACTTCGTATATTTttactgaatttttaattaaatttttataatttttttgtcgATTGAGTGtctatattatattaaattttgtaaCTAAGTTCATGCcgtaacaaaatattaaaattaatggaatttcattaaacaaaataaatataccTAACATTTTAATAGAACATTTcgttaattctaatatttttgtcACAATAAGAACTTAGTTACAAAATCTGAAATGATATAAggatccaattaaaaaaaaatgtgtataaaaacttaattaaaaattcaataaaactatAAGAAtcgataaaataattaaacctaattaaaatctatctatctatttttctatctattttattatataaaaattaacacaaagTTATTATATTGTGAAATAACCTTATGCCATATAATTACTTTTCATCCTGCCAcatcaattattttaaataggttacaatcattaaaaaaattctcttatcattaatccatgtcatctattttaaataagtgataattattaaaaaaatttatatttaaaaaagattattttcttaataaatactcttaattaattaaatttaatacgtatcattaaatattttaattataaagtAACAGCTAAATGCTATTATTACAatctatattaaaataataataataattttcaattaaaaatatttaaattacatattaTTATGGTTTACTTATTATATTATCAACAAAACTATACCACTATTACTTAGTCCATCTTATAATTTTGCACACGAATGGTTAGAAATATATCCAACCACTTTTAACTTTAGCATACGAACATCAAAATTACCCCAGAGTATATCATTCAACAAATAAACCAATATTCATATTTGTTTTGTAAGTTTATTTAGTGttatatgtataaaataatcaaatacaacaatactaaaaaaataactacaaaACATTACAAATAACAAACTTTGATTTATTATTCTGTAATATAATAttgtaaatataaataaaagagaatattCTATTCCCCTCTCCAGCGAGATGCTAATACAAAGgagaggagaatggagtgtcaTCTTAACATTTCGTAGAGGAGAAAAGTGAAATTTTCTCTGAATAAAATGATAAAGCTGTGTTACACAATCTTTCTTAACAAATTAAATTCGTGATCATTTTGTTTGCACGTAAATTGTGGTGCAGAATACAGTTCTAGAGTTCATTAAGGTAGTAAATGCAAGGGAGCAAGTGGTGTCTGGAAAGCTGTACTACATTACCTTAGAGGCCATGGATGGTGAGAAGGAGAAAGTGTACGAAGCCAAGGTTTGGGTGAAGCCATGGTTGAACTTCAAGGAGCTGCAGGAGTTCAAGCTCATTGGAGAGGTTGTAGCTTCTGATTGCTCTGGTGGAGCCTGCGATCCTATTAATTAAGAAGGTGtgtttcaaataaaatatttgtatgaTTCATATTGAAAAGGACAGAAATCATTTTTAATATGGAGATGAAAACGGTATTTTggtttaatattaatatttgaagtatattataatattataaaagcGTAAAAAATATGTCAAACACGTAAGGTACGTGTTGGACTTTTCaccaacaaaatttatttacatGTAATTACACCAaataatcttatttttaataaaaatattaatatttttttcatataaaaaaaagtaggcaaaaataaattattatattttaaaataattatgtaaaataaaaatttatttgatttaaaaattaatatagtGAGTTAacgatttgattttaaatttttatcatttatatatttatcatttaatcttttatattaataactaaaaaataaaaaatattttacaaacaCATTAAATTATTTCAATTATAATCAAATCTTCTAAAATAATAAGAGATTTGATCTTGATTATATTGTTAATCCTATAGATgtaaataaatcaatttttaatttttatatattattccaaatgtaagatttaatttaaagataaaattgttttgaaaaaatTCCATTCCTTTCTCATAAGAAATACTAAAATGACACCCCTTATCctctatttataaaatatacatttttctcctttataacttttaaaaaattctctctttagtctattttaaatttttgtgttaATTAACATtaactttatctatttttcaaaaaaaataaattattttttacaaaaatactttttagtaaaaattttatttttgtattattaaattttacttaTCAAAAGAttctttaataaattaatttttattgtttaaattgtatttttattaaaagatttttaaaaaaattaataattaaattatttttttctaagatacgcttcaataattttttaattattaaattgtgtTTTACTAAAgtttttatttaacaattatttttatattttactattaattttttgatatcaatgtatattattttaaccttaaataaaattttttttatcactgttaatatgtataaaaattaatacatattgatatcaaaaaataatcttatcaaaaacttttttatttaatgttaatagtaaaatataactataattgttaataaaaattttggtaaaatcacaatttaataattacaaaattattgaaaggtatcttaaaaaaatattttgataaacatacaatttaatcaatagaaaataatttattaaaagatattttaataagtaaaatttaatgataaaaaaataaaatttttactaaaaagtatttttgtaaaagataatttttttttaaaaataaataaagttaatattagttaacacaaaaaatttacaataaattaaagaagaaatttTTTAACCGTTATGAGAAAAAATGTATATTTCATAaataaagagagaaaaaaatgttattttaacatcttttaagaaaaaaaagtgaaattctctcaattattttttattcatagaGATTATCAAAGAGATCATTACaaacaaaaattcaatttaatttaccTAGCTGACCTCATCTTTCAAAGTTTCTAATATTCGCAaattcattattgttttcctaATTCCTGTGTCGTGTGTTGTAGGTTTTACGTTACTCAAAAACAGGGCAGGATTATTGAAGAGATATGAAGCAATAAAAATGTGTATATTATCATAATTACATACATTAATATGTGTGTTCAACATAACTATTCATTATCCCAGCAAATATGTAATTTAGTATGGTGTAATTCAAAATAACGTGGAATGTAGTGTAAATTGAAGTTTACTAGAAATGTATAGTGTTGTAAATTAACGTTAAATCTAAATAAATATGAATTGAATATTTGTTCATTTGTTgcgattttatttattttattttattgagaAAGTTTAGAGACtaacatttttattataatttgattaaCAGAAAAGCTCTACATATACTTTACAAGTTAATTAAcgaataaaaattcaaaatgcGCTGCAAGGGTTACGTCTCAAACACGCGCTATATAAAGATCACGCGTATATATAACcaccaaatttaaaagatttgtttCCTTCTTTGTCTCCTTATTTCTAGATTTGCTCGTTCTCCTTATTTCCTTCTTCGTTCTTcttctcgttcttcttcttcttctcgttCTTCTCTCTCTGTAACTCCATCTTCGTTTTCTAttcgattttttattttttgaaatcaaagtttgaactcattttgaagataatggatgatTCAACCTCAGATTGTCAGCTGAATCAGAGCGAAgtggattatgaatttgaatctaacgaagttcctgaggtttgatttacatACGATTACTCTGAATTTTGTTGCAGTAATTTGTATAGCATTGTGTAGCTGAATAATTCGTGAATATTGACTGTGAAACTAACGCGTGAACATAAATCGGTGGATTGAATCTAATGTATTAGTTTTGATTGATTATCTGAAATTTATAGCAGACGTTCGGGTGTTTATCAGAactttttgggtgtatttttgcaggaagtgtgggtgtatttacagtttatgactttttctattattttagcTGAGTTGTTATCGTTCGGGTGTATTATAtcagacatgattgggtgtgtttttagtttttgatatggtgtattctgcagcatgtgtatttacagtttattatttttttgttattttagcTGAGTTGTtgtcgtttgggtgtattatatcagacatgattgggtgaatttttattttttgtcatggtgtattctgcagcctgtgtatttacagtttatggcttttattgtcattttagTTAAGTTGTTGCTGTTCGGGTGTATTATATCAGCAATGATTAggtgtatttttagtttttgacatggtgtattctgcaACCTCTCTCTGTTGTTGATGACCAGTTTGTTCCGAAGGTTGGAATGATCTTTaccacccttgaagatgctggaaaattttacaggaactacgccaaggctgcaggtttttctacaagagttcggagtacaaataggaaggaaaatgagattaagaatcaattgattacatgtagcagagaggaaaaatgaaaatctaaaatatctctGACCGAGAAGACGAATCCGACAGCCGGTTTAAactgtcctgcaagaatttatatacacacattgaaggatgttggtgcttggatcatttcaaaggttgtgctggaTCATTCACACTTTTGCTGTCTATGTAAAGTagagatgctcaaacagcacaACAAACTAAGCAGAGATGTTCAATGACGTGTTATGAATTATCAGTTCAGTGTACCAGTAACAGCGGATAACTCTTTGGGTGTTACAGAATATGGGTGTAAAATCACTGTtgttttgggtgtatttttgtgaattttcttgtgtttcacattttacatatatatacatatatatgttTCACAATATGTTGTTTATGTTATAaaatattgtttattttttttattatggttTAAGGGTttaagggtttagggtttaagggtttatggttttaggttttagggttttagggtgtaagggtttagggttttaggattttagggATTAgtgtttaggttttagggtttagggtttaatgtttagggttttagggtttagtttttagggtttagg
This window contains:
- the LOC130976681 gene encoding cysteine proteinase inhibitor A-like encodes the protein MLGGISTVEESQNSATTESLGRFAVEEHNKKENTVLEFIKVVNAREQVVSGKLYYITLEAMDGEKEKVYEAKVWVKPWLNFKELQEFKLIGEVVASDCSGGACDPIN